Proteins from one Paraburkholderia acidisoli genomic window:
- the tssF gene encoding type VI secretion system baseplate subunit TssF yields the protein MDPRLLDYYNQELVSLRELASEFAKAHPRIGRRLVVQPGDVQDPYVERLIESFCFMAARTQVKLDTEFPRFTGRLLEVLYPNYVAPTPSMAVARFYPESSDPDLAQGLTIPRGTMVKSRVAEGEITPCQFRTGQDITLYPLAVAEARLTNVPADIPALDRYVPSHRQIRGALRLRLQTTNATRIAELRDLDRLPVYLAGDEQVASFLFELLHVGAVATLVGEPDRIGADGKPVHAVTRDAVVSEGMGTEQGLLPLTWSTFHGHNLLHEYFACPSRFYFFALTGLAAGLRRIDGHSVEIVVLLDQSTERLAPLVDASRFALFCSPVVNLFRRRTDQIELAERDVEFRLTPSRLEPMDYEVFSVDRLLGQKKFGAPELEFRPLYQTLNSDEGNYGRYFSTRREPRLTSQSARRYGTRTPYIGTELFVSLVDQHEAPFSEDIRYLSVDAWLTNRDLPMLVPRNGVSDLFSDDMDALAGLASIGLIRPPSTPKAPFAERELAWRLIRQLNFNFLPFSEMDHRAGGQGLRDALRLFLASDDAEQHRQVEALIGVKTQPATRVLPGNGPLVFGRGIECTLTVDESGFSGVSPYLLGTILEHYLARHVSINAFTQTELHSMQRGKVARWPVRMGARA from the coding sequence ATGGATCCGAGGCTTCTCGACTACTACAATCAGGAACTGGTAAGCCTGCGCGAACTTGCGAGCGAGTTCGCGAAGGCGCACCCCAGGATTGGGCGACGTTTGGTGGTGCAACCGGGTGACGTGCAGGATCCGTATGTCGAAAGACTGATCGAGTCGTTCTGTTTCATGGCGGCGCGCACGCAGGTCAAGCTTGATACCGAATTCCCACGCTTTACCGGGCGCCTCCTCGAAGTTCTTTATCCGAATTACGTGGCGCCCACGCCATCCATGGCGGTCGCGCGGTTTTACCCGGAAAGCAGCGATCCGGATCTCGCGCAAGGGTTGACCATTCCGCGTGGCACGATGGTGAAGTCGCGCGTGGCGGAAGGCGAAATCACGCCTTGCCAGTTCCGTACCGGTCAAGACATCACGCTTTATCCGCTGGCGGTTGCCGAGGCACGATTGACGAACGTTCCCGCCGATATTCCCGCGCTCGATCGATACGTTCCATCGCACAGACAAATACGCGGCGCGCTGCGCTTGCGCTTGCAAACGACGAACGCAACTCGTATTGCCGAGCTTCGCGATCTTGACCGTTTGCCCGTCTATCTTGCGGGCGACGAGCAGGTTGCGTCGTTTTTGTTCGAGCTCCTGCATGTGGGCGCGGTTGCCACGCTCGTCGGCGAACCGGATCGGATCGGCGCTGATGGCAAGCCTGTGCATGCCGTCACGCGCGACGCCGTCGTGAGCGAGGGGATGGGAACCGAACAAGGTCTGCTGCCTCTGACCTGGTCCACGTTTCATGGCCATAATTTGCTGCACGAGTATTTTGCGTGCCCCAGTCGCTTCTATTTTTTTGCGCTGACCGGTCTGGCGGCGGGGCTTCGCCGTATCGACGGGCACAGTGTGGAGATCGTTGTTCTGCTCGATCAGTCCACTGAACGACTGGCGCCGCTCGTCGACGCGTCGCGCTTCGCGTTGTTTTGCTCTCCTGTGGTGAATCTATTTCGCAGGCGCACCGACCAGATCGAACTGGCCGAGCGCGACGTCGAGTTCCGGCTCACGCCTTCGCGACTCGAGCCCATGGATTACGAGGTTTTCTCGGTCGACCGGCTGCTCGGGCAGAAGAAGTTCGGCGCGCCGGAACTGGAATTTCGGCCGCTCTACCAAACACTGAATAGCGACGAAGGCAACTATGGCCGCTATTTTTCCACTCGACGCGAGCCGCGGCTCACGTCGCAATCGGCGCGCCGCTACGGTACACGCACGCCTTACATCGGCACTGAATTGTTCGTCTCGCTGGTGGATCAACACGAGGCACCGTTTAGCGAGGACATCCGCTATTTGAGCGTGGATGCGTGGCTGACGAACCGCGACCTGCCCATGCTGGTTCCGCGCAACGGCGTGAGCGATCTGTTCTCCGACGACATGGACGCGCTCGCGGGTCTCGCCTCCATCGGGTTGATCCGGCCGCCCAGCACGCCGAAGGCGCCGTTCGCCGAGCGCGAACTGGCCTGGCGCCTCATCCGGCAACTCAATTTCAACTTCTTGCCCTTCAGCGAGATGGACCATCGCGCGGGCGGTCAGGGTTTGCGTGACGCGTTGAGGCTCTTTCTGGCGAGCGACGATGCGGAGCAACATCGGCAGGTCGAAGCGTTGATCGGCGTAAAGACGCAGCCGGCCACTCGCGTGCTGCCGGGTAACGGGCCACTGGTATTCGGGCGGGGAATCGAATGTACGTTGACCGTCGACGAAAGCGGCTTCTCCGGAGTGAGCCCTTATCTGCTTGGGACGATTCTGGAGCACTACCTCGCTCGCCACGTGTCGATCAATGCGTTCACGCAGACGGAACTGCATTCGATGCAGCGCGGCAAGGTCGCGCGTTGGCCGGTTCGAATGGGCGCGCGGGCTTAA
- the tssE gene encoding type VI secretion system baseplate subunit TssE, with amino-acid sequence MTRRRFRAPDDATGAPRRANAYLMPTLIDRLADTAPHRQHEAPDEYAMTRSQMRDIVQRDLAYLLNTTSLDDLLDRERYPEAAASTINYGVPALAGTFVASRNWADIEQIIRRAILDFEPRLIPGHLMVVPMPGGEAASYNNVSFEIRGMIQMDPYPLEFMVQSTLDLETSQLNVARRRSE; translated from the coding sequence ATGACCAGACGACGCTTCCGCGCACCAGACGACGCGACCGGCGCACCGCGCCGCGCGAACGCGTACCTCATGCCGACGCTCATCGACCGGCTGGCCGACACGGCTCCGCATCGTCAGCACGAGGCGCCCGACGAATACGCGATGACGCGTTCGCAAATGCGCGACATCGTCCAGCGCGATCTGGCTTATCTATTGAATACGACAAGTCTCGACGATCTGCTCGATCGCGAGCGCTATCCCGAGGCCGCCGCGTCGACGATCAACTACGGAGTTCCGGCGTTGGCGGGCACATTCGTAGCGTCGCGCAACTGGGCGGACATCGAACAGATCATTCGCAGGGCGATCCTCGATTTCGAGCCGCGTCTGATTCCCGGCCACCTCATGGTCGTGCCCATGCCCGGCGGAGAGGCGGCCAGCTATAACAACGTGTCGTTTGAAATCCGCGGCATGATCCAGATGGACCCGTACCCGCTCGAATTCATGGTGCAAAGCACGCTTGATCTCGAAACGAGCCAACTCAACGTTGCCCGCAGACGGTCGGAATGA
- a CDS encoding type VI secretion system protein TssA has protein sequence MTMNDRNNGRPTAAARPRAQPAHDWLMPVTAESPCGADLEYDPEFIVLASKVAARTDAQYGDFVGVPEPVNWGEIDRECRRLMMRSKDIRLAIVFTRCRTRLTFASGLAEGLRLLASWLTGFPDAIHPQLSVDADRDAALEIRMNALQALTDTDGLLADVRDIALTKSSVTRLQLRDIERAFAHPRSSDALAPESVSLQLDDLCVQQPALFASLDEALAHIEAIEVWARTHLEGYEPDFTPLRRILKHIAGRAPLAVAFDSPAQVIDDDVPAFDVREMATGAEANPQEEFATSEPRAKPADAPVSSREAALNAMRTARHWFEQHEPSSPIPVLLRKAEHCVGKRYSELVHAVPSELIAQWESE, from the coding sequence CTGACGATGAACGATAGAAACAACGGGCGGCCCACGGCGGCGGCGAGACCTCGTGCGCAACCGGCGCATGACTGGCTGATGCCCGTGACAGCAGAGTCTCCCTGCGGGGCCGATCTGGAATACGATCCGGAGTTCATTGTGCTGGCCAGCAAGGTCGCGGCCAGAACCGATGCGCAATACGGCGACTTCGTCGGCGTGCCCGAGCCGGTCAACTGGGGGGAAATCGATCGCGAATGTCGTCGCCTGATGATGCGCAGCAAGGACATTCGCCTCGCCATCGTTTTTACGCGTTGTCGTACGCGGTTGACGTTCGCATCGGGGCTCGCGGAAGGGTTGCGCTTGCTCGCGTCGTGGTTGACGGGATTTCCGGACGCGATCCACCCGCAACTCTCGGTCGACGCGGATCGTGACGCCGCGCTCGAAATTCGCATGAATGCCTTGCAGGCGCTGACCGATACCGACGGCTTGCTTGCCGACGTGCGCGACATTGCGCTGACGAAGTCGAGCGTCACGCGTCTGCAACTGAGGGATATCGAGCGTGCATTCGCGCATCCGCGTTCGAGCGACGCGCTCGCGCCGGAGTCGGTCTCGTTGCAGCTCGACGACTTGTGTGTGCAACAGCCCGCATTGTTCGCCTCGCTCGACGAAGCGCTCGCGCATATCGAGGCGATCGAGGTTTGGGCACGCACCCATCTCGAAGGCTACGAGCCCGATTTCACGCCGCTACGGCGCATCTTGAAGCATATAGCGGGACGCGCGCCGCTGGCGGTGGCGTTCGACTCGCCAGCGCAAGTCATTGACGACGATGTGCCGGCCTTCGACGTTCGCGAGATGGCGACCGGAGCCGAGGCCAATCCGCAAGAAGAGTTCGCGACGAGTGAGCCACGGGCGAAACCCGCCGATGCTCCGGTCTCCAGCCGCGAAGCGGCACTGAACGCCATGCGTACGGCTCGCCACTGGTTCGAGCAACACGAACCCAGCAGCCCGATCCCCGTATTACTCCGCAAAGCCGAACACTGCGTTGGCAAGCGCTATTCGGAACTTGTTCATGCGGTGCCTTCCGAACTGATCGCGCAGTGGGAGAGCGAGTAA